A single Sporosarcina sp. FSL W8-0480 DNA region contains:
- a CDS encoding FtsX-like permease family protein — protein MTLFSLARKNIKGNFNNYFVYFVTLVFSMVIYYTFTSLQYSEKIQESIELSDTMSFMFGVSSIILILFVAIFILYSNSFFTRKRKKEVGLYAILGLRKKTIAKMLFYENLIMGIIAIVIGIILGTLLSKLFAMILIKLMGSIAEVDVGISILAITQTVIVFMVIILFTSVQGYRLIYRFTLIELFYDEKKGEQIPKVSLISAVIGVILLVVSYWLILKPFPDEFTTEYLIKNYGIAFVALVIGTHLFFRSVTVYLLRLSQKNKSRYYRGTRIIETSRLLFRIRGNARTFTVIALLSAATICFLGATYSGYYSNEKRAKEVVPFSYSHLSKGPEFDSQVESIIKADHRHPIKAKLDIPVIQVKGILSFQLDYDINPVKLISESTFNKVANALNKDETVSLSGNQAAVIQPRFTEYTKSVFKGENITIQLPQGSSELPFVHMVESNVLPFDYPDFFLVVSNEMFAKIAKKEAPLTYKVYEVENEVTAQATSRKVNKLVGNDFQVSSSFYTEYKQGKEGNAITLFIFGFLGLVFLAASGSIIYFKQLTEANEAKGQYEILRKIGVNKKDIRKSIKRQSLFVFGLPLTVGILHSCVTLYFTSNFISNLIGINLIFPILMAIVFFVIIYAVYYVLTVNTYNRIVNK, from the coding sequence ATCTTAATTTTATTCGTAGCAATCTTTATTTTGTACTCCAATTCATTCTTCACAAGAAAAAGGAAGAAAGAAGTCGGATTGTACGCCATACTTGGTTTACGCAAGAAAACCATTGCAAAAATGTTGTTTTATGAAAATTTGATTATGGGAATCATTGCAATAGTTATTGGAATTATTCTTGGAACCTTACTTTCCAAATTATTTGCAATGATTTTAATAAAACTTATGGGTTCAATTGCCGAGGTGGACGTCGGTATTTCCATTTTAGCGATTACCCAAACAGTCATAGTCTTTATGGTCATTATTTTATTCACTTCCGTTCAAGGTTACCGTTTGATTTATCGTTTTACATTAATCGAATTATTCTATGATGAGAAAAAAGGAGAACAAATTCCAAAGGTTTCACTTATTTCGGCTGTTATCGGAGTTATATTGCTTGTCGTTAGTTACTGGCTGATATTAAAACCATTTCCTGACGAATTTACTACGGAATATTTAATAAAAAATTATGGGATTGCTTTTGTTGCTCTCGTCATTGGCACCCATTTATTTTTTCGATCTGTAACGGTCTATTTATTAAGATTATCACAAAAAAATAAGTCGCGTTATTACAGAGGAACTAGAATAATTGAAACATCTCGTTTACTGTTTCGTATTAGAGGGAATGCACGTACCTTTACAGTCATTGCATTGTTGAGTGCTGCTACGATCTGTTTCTTAGGTGCAACTTACAGTGGGTATTACAGCAACGAAAAAAGAGCTAAGGAAGTTGTTCCGTTCAGCTATTCGCATTTGTCAAAAGGTCCAGAATTTGATTCGCAGGTGGAGAGCATAATAAAAGCAGATCATCGACATCCAATAAAAGCCAAACTAGACATACCCGTCATTCAGGTAAAAGGAATACTCTCATTTCAACTGGATTATGACATAAATCCTGTGAAATTAATCTCAGAAAGTACATTTAATAAAGTAGCTAATGCTTTAAATAAGGATGAAACAGTCTCACTATCAGGAAATCAAGCAGCAGTAATCCAGCCAAGGTTTACTGAATATACGAAGTCGGTTTTTAAAGGAGAAAATATAACGATTCAATTGCCTCAAGGAAGCAGCGAACTGCCATTTGTCCATATGGTTGAAAGTAATGTGCTACCTTTCGATTATCCCGATTTCTTTCTCGTAGTCAGTAACGAAATGTTTGCCAAGATAGCCAAAAAAGAGGCACCATTAACTTATAAAGTGTATGAAGTGGAAAATGAAGTAACGGCACAAGCCACTTCAAGGAAAGTAAATAAACTGGTTGGAAACGATTTTCAAGTTTCTTCATCATTTTATACTGAGTATAAGCAAGGTAAAGAAGGAAACGCAATTACTCTCTTTATTTTTGGTTTTTTGGGACTTGTATTTTTAGCGGCAAGTGGAAGTATCATTTATTTCAAACAGTTAACAGAAGCGAATGAGGCGAAAGGACAATATGAAATCCTTAGAAAAATCGGTGTCAATAAAAAGGATATACGTAAATCAATCAAAAGACAGTCATTATTTGTGTTCGGATTGCCACTAACCGTAGGAATATTGCACAGTTGTGTGACATTGTACTTTACTAGCAACTTTATTTCTAATCTAATTGGAATCAATCTTATCTTCCCTATTCTAATGGCTATAGTCTTCTTTGTTATCATCTATGCAGTCTATTACGTATTAACTGTTAATACGTACAATCGCATTGTAAACAAATAA